One Halalkalicoccus sp. NIPERK01 DNA window includes the following coding sequences:
- a CDS encoding bifunctional N(6)-L-threonylcarbamoyladenine synthase/serine/threonine protein kinase, whose amino-acid sequence MRVLGIEGTAWAASAAYFDSETDGVLIDSDPYQPGSGGIHPREAAEHMSEAIPRVIERVLSEADQVDVVAFSRGPGLGPCLRIVASAARALAQSLDVPLVGVNHMVAHLEIGRHRSGFTNPVCLNASGANAHVLGYHNGRYQVLGETMDTGVGNALDKFARHLDWSHPGGPKIEDRAKDGEYVPLPYVVKGMDFSFSGIMSAAKDAVEAPSTGNRNSSSSGDAVDSGERIEDVCFSLQETVFAMLAEVSERALSLTGSDELVLGGGVGQNARLRGMLAEMCDARGASFHAPEPRFLRDNAGMIAVLGAKMATAGDTLPIEESRVDPNFRPDEVDVTWRGGESVSRPTTDAEEVIGAEAVVDLGEDVSKRRRPKRYRHPDLDARLRRERTASEARLTSLARREGVPTPTVRDVDLREGTIVLERVGRADLSAGITPERVRELGGHLATLHGAGFVHGDPTPRNVRISPERTYCIDFGLGYHTDETEDHAMDLHVFERSLAGTAAAFEVCRAAFEAGYREAGDEAVLDRLREIEGRGRYR is encoded by the coding sequence ATGCGCGTTCTCGGGATCGAGGGGACGGCGTGGGCCGCCAGCGCCGCGTACTTCGACTCCGAGACCGACGGGGTCCTCATCGACTCGGACCCCTACCAGCCCGGCAGCGGCGGCATCCACCCGCGCGAGGCCGCCGAACACATGAGCGAGGCGATCCCGCGGGTGATCGAGCGGGTACTCTCGGAGGCCGATCAGGTGGACGTGGTCGCGTTCTCCCGCGGACCGGGACTGGGTCCCTGTCTGCGGATCGTCGCCAGCGCCGCCCGCGCGCTGGCTCAATCCCTCGACGTTCCCCTCGTGGGCGTCAACCACATGGTCGCCCACCTCGAGATCGGCCGACACCGCTCGGGCTTTACGAACCCGGTCTGTCTCAACGCCAGCGGCGCGAACGCCCACGTGCTTGGCTACCACAACGGGCGGTATCAGGTGCTCGGCGAGACGATGGACACGGGCGTGGGCAACGCGCTCGATAAGTTCGCGCGCCACCTCGATTGGAGCCATCCAGGCGGGCCGAAGATCGAGGACCGTGCGAAAGACGGCGAGTACGTCCCCCTCCCGTACGTCGTCAAGGGGATGGACTTCTCGTTCTCGGGGATCATGAGCGCCGCGAAGGACGCTGTCGAAGCTCCTTCGACTGGCAACCGGAACTCTTCGAGTTCCGGTGACGCCGTCGATTCCGGCGAGCGGATCGAGGACGTCTGTTTCTCGCTGCAGGAGACCGTCTTCGCGATGCTCGCCGAGGTCAGCGAACGCGCCCTCTCGCTCACCGGAAGCGACGAACTCGTTCTCGGGGGTGGTGTCGGCCAGAACGCCCGCCTCCGGGGGATGCTCGCGGAGATGTGCGACGCCCGCGGCGCGTCGTTTCACGCCCCCGAACCCCGATTCCTGCGCGACAACGCCGGAATGATCGCCGTCCTCGGCGCGAAGATGGCGACGGCGGGCGACACCCTCCCGATCGAGGAGTCCCGTGTGGACCCGAACTTCCGGCCCGACGAGGTCGACGTGACGTGGCGCGGCGGGGAGTCCGTCTCCCGCCCGACGACCGACGCGGAGGAGGTGATCGGCGCGGAAGCGGTCGTGGACCTCGGCGAGGACGTGAGCAAGCGCCGGCGTCCCAAGCGGTATCGACACCCCGACCTCGACGCCCGGCTTCGACGCGAGCGCACCGCTAGCGAGGCCCGACTGACGAGCCTCGCCCGCCGCGAGGGCGTCCCGACGCCCACGGTGCGGGACGTCGACCTCCGGGAGGGGACGATCGTCCTTGAGCGCGTCGGTCGGGCGGACCTGAGCGCGGGGATCACGCCCGAGCGCGTCCGCGAACTGGGCGGTCACCTGGCGACGCTCCACGGAGCGGGGTTCGTCCACGGCGATCCGACGCCGCGAAACGTGCGGATCTCGCCGGAACGAACCTACTGCATCGACTTCGGGCTGGGCTACCACACCGACGAGACGGAGGACCACGCGATGGACCTCCACGTCTTCGAGCGGTCGCTCGCGGGGACGGCGGCGGCGTTCGAAGTCTGCAGGGCGGCGTTCGAGGCGGGCTACCGCGAGGCGGGCGACGAGGCGGTGCTCGACCGGCTTCGCGAGATCGAGGGGCGGGGACGCTACCGGTAG
- a CDS encoding 30S ribosomal protein S27ae — MARYDLYGEDGSVEREQCPRCGDSFLGDYGDRMHCGRCSYTEWK; from the coding sequence ATGGCCCGCTACGACCTCTACGGCGAGGATGGCTCGGTGGAGCGCGAGCAGTGTCCCCGGTGTGGCGACTCGTTCCTCGGCGACTACGGCGACCGCATGCACTGCGGTCGCTGTAGCTACACCGAGTGGAAGTAG
- a CDS encoding site-specific DNA-methyltransferase, with protein sequence MRTEHALHVGDARDLALPDGSVDLVVTSPPYPMIEMWDGAFASLDPEIDAALDAGEGERAFELMHGVLDSVWDELDRVLREGGIACVNVGDATRTVENTFQTYPNHVRVTEAFRERGFVSLPGILWRKPANSAAKFMGSGMVPTNAYPTLEHEHVLVFRKGGPRRFEPHSEARYESAYFWEERNRWFSDLWSDIRGIDQRLDGEARERSGAFPFELPYRLINMFSIYGDTVCDPFWGTGTTTLAAMVAGRHSVGYELDPELVEAFSERLADLPAFSRAVIEKRLAAHEAFVERVGAEELGYDAAHYDFPVRTKQERNVRFYAVEGVEESDAGYEVVYRPVEAGRRENGGQRFSSGSS encoded by the coding sequence ATGCGGACCGAACACGCCCTCCACGTCGGCGACGCGCGCGACCTCGCGCTCCCCGACGGGTCGGTCGACCTGGTCGTCACCTCGCCGCCGTACCCGATGATCGAGATGTGGGACGGGGCGTTCGCGAGCCTCGACCCCGAGATCGACGCGGCGCTCGACGCGGGCGAGGGCGAGCGAGCGTTCGAACTGATGCACGGGGTCCTGGATTCGGTCTGGGACGAACTCGACCGCGTCCTCCGGGAGGGGGGAATCGCCTGCGTCAACGTCGGCGACGCCACCCGCACCGTCGAAAACACCTTCCAGACCTACCCGAACCACGTCCGGGTCACCGAGGCGTTTCGCGAGCGGGGGTTCGTCTCCCTTCCCGGGATCCTCTGGCGAAAACCCGCCAACAGCGCCGCGAAGTTCATGGGGTCAGGGATGGTCCCGACCAACGCCTATCCCACCCTCGAACACGAACACGTGCTGGTCTTTCGCAAGGGCGGTCCCCGCCGATTCGAACCCCACTCGGAGGCGCGCTACGAGAGCGCGTACTTCTGGGAGGAGCGAAACCGCTGGTTCTCGGACCTCTGGAGCGATATTCGAGGAATCGACCAGCGCCTCGACGGCGAGGCCCGCGAGCGCTCGGGGGCCTTTCCCTTCGAACTCCCCTACCGACTGATCAACATGTTCTCGATCTACGGCGATACGGTCTGCGACCCGTTCTGGGGGACGGGGACGACGACGCTCGCGGCGATGGTCGCCGGGCGGCACTCGGTGGGCTACGAACTCGATCCGGAACTGGTCGAGGCGTTCTCCGAGCGACTCGCCGACCTCCCGGCGTTCTCCCGGGCGGTGATCGAGAAACGCCTCGCGGCCCACGAGGCGTTCGTCGAACGGGTGGGGGCCGAGGAACTCGGCTACGACGCGGCCCACTACGACTTCCCGGTGCGGACGAAACAGGAGCGAAACGTCCGGTTTTACGCCGTCGAGGGGGTTGAGGAAAGCGATGCGGGCTACGAGGTGGTCTACCGACCCGTCGAGGCCGGGAGGCGTGAAAACGGGGGCCAACGTTTTTCTAGCGGGTCGTCATAG
- a CDS encoding MTH1187 family thiamine-binding protein, whose product MTVIALLSVAPVTEGSMAGEVAKAVDALEEFDVSYETNPMGTVIEAESTEELFAAARAAHEAVDADRVSTVLKVDDKRASDESASEKVAAVERELGREPHSS is encoded by the coding sequence ATGACCGTGATCGCACTGCTGAGCGTCGCGCCAGTGACCGAGGGGAGCATGGCCGGCGAGGTGGCCAAGGCCGTCGACGCCCTCGAGGAGTTCGACGTGAGCTACGAGACCAACCCGATGGGGACGGTCATCGAGGCCGAGAGCACCGAGGAACTGTTCGCCGCCGCGCGGGCGGCCCACGAGGCGGTCGACGCCGACCGCGTGAGCACCGTGTTGAAGGTCGACGACAAACGCGCGAGCGACGAGAGCGCGAGCGAGAAGGTCGCGGCCGTCGAGCGCGAACTCGGGCGCGAACCACACAGTTCCTGA
- a CDS encoding 30S ribosomal protein S24e, protein MDISIVSEEENPMLHRTDVTFEITHEEATPERLSVRDSLAAKLNKDAEEVVIREMNTKFGMRTTVGYAKVYESPDFARDVEQDHMLERNKISAGDSEGADEGEEA, encoded by the coding sequence ATGGACATCTCAATCGTTTCGGAGGAGGAGAACCCGATGTTGCACCGTACGGACGTCACCTTCGAGATCACCCACGAGGAGGCCACCCCCGAGCGCCTCTCTGTCAGGGATAGCCTCGCGGCGAAACTCAACAAGGACGCCGAGGAGGTCGTCATCCGCGAGATGAACACGAAGTTCGGGATGCGCACGACCGTCGGCTACGCGAAGGTCTACGAGAGCCCCGACTTCGCGCGCGACGTCGAGCAGGATCACATGCTCGAACGCAACAAGATCAGCGCTGGCGACTCCGAAGGCGCCGACGAGGGGGAGGAAGCGTAG
- a CDS encoding DUF5808 domain-containing protein, giving the protein MAEKPDSGTLFGMPYNFERPSIGRLLSAYWQPGKGMLVEKPFGVGYTLNLASWRSWVVLLVAAGLLYNERSASMEPEDSDEEEPVEVVVDD; this is encoded by the coding sequence ATGGCCGAGAAACCAGACTCCGGGACGCTGTTCGGCATGCCATACAACTTCGAACGACCGAGCATCGGGCGGCTGCTGTCGGCGTACTGGCAGCCGGGCAAGGGGATGCTCGTCGAGAAGCCCTTCGGCGTCGGCTACACGCTGAACCTGGCGAGTTGGCGCTCGTGGGTCGTCCTCCTCGTGGCCGCGGGCCTGCTCTACAACGAGCGAAGCGCCTCGATGGAGCCCGAGGACAGCGACGAGGAGGAGCCGGTCGAGGTCGTCGTCGACGACTGA
- a CDS encoding XTP/dITP diphosphatase: MLRFVTSNAGKACEAREYLPEEVERVEYDYPEIQSDSLEEIAAAGARDAYREIGEPVFVDDSGLFIDAFEGFPGPYSSYVEGKLGIERVQELTHREEDHRARFRAVVAYADGDGVETFDGSVRGRIVAPRGSGGFGYDPIFEHRGTTFAEMSAEEKNAVSHRGRALAAFGDWLAERE, from the coding sequence ATGCTCCGGTTCGTGACGAGCAACGCCGGCAAAGCATGCGAGGCCCGCGAGTACCTCCCCGAGGAGGTCGAACGCGTCGAGTACGACTACCCCGAGATCCAATCGGATAGTTTGGAGGAGATCGCCGCGGCGGGCGCACGCGACGCCTACCGCGAGATCGGCGAGCCCGTCTTCGTCGACGATTCGGGGCTTTTCATCGACGCCTTCGAGGGGTTTCCGGGACCGTATTCCTCGTACGTCGAGGGGAAACTCGGGATCGAGCGCGTCCAGGAACTCACCCACCGCGAGGAGGACCACCGCGCACGGTTCCGGGCCGTCGTCGCCTACGCCGACGGCGATGGTGTGGAGACGTTCGATGGCTCGGTCCGGGGCCGGATCGTCGCCCCCCGCGGCTCCGGCGGGTTCGGCTACGACCCGATCTTCGAACACCGGGGGACGACGTTCGCGGAGATGAGCGCCGAGGAGAAGAACGCCGTCTCCCACCGGGGGCGAGCGCTCGCGGCGTTCGGCGACTGGTTGGCCGAACGCGAGTAA
- the radB gene encoding DNA repair and recombination protein RadB: MNDAIPVGCPPVDDLLGGGVERGTVTQVYGPPAAGKTNLALSAAVECAAAGERVAYIDTEGLSPDRFEQLLSAHEGDIGTLSSRIVISEAHTFDEQEEAVRDVEDLAEEVSLIVLDSATGFYRLQRTEDEREGDALRSVARQVTHLLGLARKHDLAVLITNQVFTDPDSEMTRGLGGNTLEHWTGTVLRIDRFRGGKRRATLEKHRSKPAGESVQFRITAEGLAGIDELAGP; encoded by the coding sequence GTGAACGACGCCATCCCCGTCGGCTGCCCCCCGGTCGACGACCTGCTCGGCGGCGGCGTCGAGCGCGGGACCGTAACGCAGGTGTACGGCCCGCCCGCCGCCGGCAAGACGAACCTTGCGCTCTCGGCGGCCGTCGAGTGCGCCGCGGCCGGCGAGCGCGTCGCCTACATCGACACCGAGGGCCTCTCGCCGGACCGGTTCGAACAGCTCCTCTCAGCCCACGAGGGGGACATCGGGACCCTCTCCTCGCGGATCGTGATCAGCGAGGCCCACACCTTCGACGAGCAGGAGGAGGCAGTCCGGGACGTCGAGGACCTCGCCGAGGAGGTGTCGCTGATCGTCCTAGACAGCGCGACCGGCTTCTACCGACTGCAGCGCACCGAGGACGAACGCGAGGGCGACGCGCTGCGCTCGGTGGCCCGCCAGGTCACCCACCTGCTCGGTCTCGCCCGGAAGCACGACCTCGCCGTGCTGATCACCAACCAGGTCTTCACCGACCCCGACTCGGAGATGACCCGCGGGCTGGGGGGTAACACGCTCGAACACTGGACCGGCACGGTGCTGCGGATCGACCGCTTTCGCGGCGGCAAGCGCCGGGCGACGCTCGAGAAACACCGCTCGAAACCCGCCGGAGAGAGCGTCCAGTTCCGGATCACCGCGGAGGGACTGGCGGGGATCGACGAGTTGGCCGGGCCGTAG
- a CDS encoding helix-turn-helix domain-containing protein translates to MIAASLGITPSTLHQHLRVAERKHLDAVFARPGPDGA, encoded by the coding sequence ATGATCGCGGCGTCGCTCGGGATCACTCCCTCGACGCTCCACCAGCACCTCCGCGTGGCCGAGCGCAAACACCTCGACGCCGTCTTCGCGCGCCCGGGACCGGACGGTGCCTGA
- a CDS encoding TrkA family potassium uptake protein — protein MKFVIVGYGRVGMRTARILDEEGHDVSIVDIDHDKAERARKAGFDAVEGDGGNEGVLEEAGVDGADALAGLTGDLNTNFAACMVGKHYGCRTVMRIDHDYREEIYQKYADDVDEIVYPERLGAAGAKTALLGGDFNLVTDLTERLQLITVTVPDGSPAIGKRVSEIDLPEGARIYAHGSDHEAMTIPLPRTTIGGGDDIAVIVEQESVEGVRAALLGSEEAVGA, from the coding sequence ATGAAGTTCGTTATCGTCGGGTACGGACGCGTCGGGATGCGCACGGCACGGATCCTCGACGAGGAGGGCCACGACGTCTCGATCGTCGACATCGACCACGACAAAGCGGAGCGCGCCCGGAAGGCGGGGTTCGACGCCGTCGAGGGCGACGGCGGTAACGAGGGCGTCCTCGAGGAGGCCGGCGTCGACGGTGCCGACGCGCTGGCGGGGCTGACCGGCGACCTCAACACCAACTTCGCGGCGTGCATGGTCGGCAAGCACTACGGCTGTCGGACGGTCATGCGGATCGACCACGACTACCGCGAGGAGATCTACCAGAAGTACGCCGACGACGTCGACGAGATCGTCTACCCCGAGCGGCTGGGTGCGGCGGGGGCGAAGACCGCCCTCCTCGGCGGGGACTTCAACCTCGTGACCGACCTGACCGAACGCCTCCAACTCATCACCGTCACCGTCCCCGACGGCTCGCCCGCGATCGGAAAGCGCGTCAGCGAGATCGACCTCCCCGAGGGCGCGCGTATCTACGCCCACGGGTCGGACCACGAGGCGATGACGATACCGCTCCCACGAACCACGATCGGAGGCGGTGACGACATCGCCGTCATCGTCGAGCAAGAGAGTGTCGAAGGGGTCAGGGCGGCACTCCTCGGCAGCGAGGAGGCGGTGGGCGCGTGA
- the larC gene encoding nickel pincer cofactor biosynthesis protein LarC: MRTLAFDGRTGASGDMILGALVAAGADPGVLAPIEAALGVRYEIRDVVRNGIGATSVDVVLAREGGERHANHDHDVDHGDHAHEREDHTDHAGHAHHHHDHADHTHAEGAGPNRSYREVCHLVESMDLDPDVEGSAIEVFTVLGEAEAEVHGEDLDSIHFHEVGADDAVADVVGTLVLLSDLDPDRIVTTPLSAGGGVVEMSHGTYPVPGPAVVAIAERADWSIRGGPVETELLTPTGAAILAVVAEGVETLPGLRVVASGYGAGDRELEDHPNVLRATVGDEEGMAREEITVLETNVDDVSPEVLGGLQETLTEAGARDVSILPATMKKSRPGHLVKVICRPPDAERVARRLAEETGTLGVRAVPGIHRWVASREIETVTLEIDGDAHEVDVKVASDASGEVYDASAEYDDAAAVARETGLAIREVLTRAEAAWHDLA, translated from the coding sequence ATGAGAACGCTTGCGTTCGACGGTCGGACCGGTGCGAGCGGCGACATGATCCTGGGGGCGCTCGTCGCCGCCGGCGCGGATCCCGGCGTGCTCGCCCCGATCGAGGCGGCCCTCGGGGTGCGATACGAGATCCGCGACGTGGTGCGAAACGGGATCGGCGCGACGAGCGTGGACGTGGTCCTCGCGAGGGAAGGGGGCGAACGGCACGCGAATCACGATCACGACGTGGATCACGGAGATCACGCCCACGAACGCGAGGATCACACGGATCACGCGGGCCACGCCCACCATCACCACGATCACGCGGACCACACCCACGCGGAAGGGGCGGGACCGAACCGTTCCTACCGGGAGGTCTGCCACCTCGTCGAGTCGATGGACCTCGATCCCGACGTCGAGGGGAGCGCGATCGAGGTCTTCACGGTCCTCGGGGAGGCCGAGGCCGAGGTCCACGGCGAGGACCTCGACTCGATCCACTTCCACGAGGTCGGCGCCGACGACGCGGTCGCCGACGTGGTCGGCACGCTCGTTCTCCTCTCGGACCTCGATCCCGACCGCATCGTAACGACGCCGCTGTCGGCGGGCGGGGGAGTGGTCGAAATGAGCCACGGGACCTACCCCGTGCCCGGCCCCGCGGTCGTGGCGATCGCCGAACGCGCCGACTGGTCGATCCGCGGCGGCCCGGTCGAGACCGAACTCCTGACCCCGACAGGCGCGGCGATCCTCGCGGTCGTCGCCGAGGGCGTCGAGACGCTGCCCGGCCTGCGGGTCGTCGCCTCGGGCTACGGCGCGGGTGACCGGGAGCTAGAGGACCACCCGAACGTCCTTCGGGCGACCGTCGGCGACGAGGAGGGGATGGCCCGCGAGGAGATCACGGTCCTCGAAACCAACGTCGACGACGTCTCGCCCGAGGTGCTGGGCGGGCTTCAGGAGACCCTCACGGAGGCCGGCGCTCGCGACGTCTCGATCCTGCCCGCGACGATGAAGAAATCGAGGCCCGGCCACCTCGTGAAGGTGATCTGTCGGCCCCCGGACGCGGAGCGGGTGGCCCGTCGACTCGCCGAGGAGACCGGAACGCTGGGGGTGCGTGCGGTCCCCGGGATCCACCGCTGGGTGGCCAGCAGGGAGATCGAGACGGTCACGCTGGAGATCGACGGCGACGCCCACGAGGTGGACGTGAAGGTCGCGAGCGACGCGTCCGGCGAGGTCTACGACGCCAGCGCCGAGTACGACGACGCCGCGGCCGTCGCTCGTGAGACCGGCCTGGCGATCCGCGAGGTCCTGACCCGCGCGGAGGCGGCGTGGCACGACCTCGCGTGA
- a CDS encoding CDC48 family AAA ATPase: protein MNEVQLEVAKAYPNDSGRGIARLDPDTLLHLKLSPGDIIEIEGGDTTAAKVWRADRQDWNTDTVRIDGFTRQNADVGIGERVTIRKADATKAEKLVLAPPEEASVQFGSDAAGMVKRQILKRPVVERDIVPVMSSTNHPFMRSPGQAIPLIAVETDPEGVCLITEDTDVELREEPISGFEKAGSGITYEDIGGLQNEIQRVREMVELPMKHPQIFKKLGIEPPQGVLLHGPPGTGKTLLAKAVANETSASFFSIAGPEIISKYYGESEQQLREIFEDAAEEAPAIIFIDELDSIAPKREDVTGEVERRVVAQLLTMMDGLESRGQVIVIAATNRVDSVDPALRRPGRFDREISIDVPDEKGREEILQIHTRGMPLSDDVSLSELADDTHGFVGADVESLTKEAAMRALRRYLPQINLDEEDVPPELIDRMIVKRGDFRGALGEVEPSAMREVLVELPKMSWDDVGGLEDAIGDVKESVEWPLTNPERFTRLGIDPPAGVLLYGPPGTGKTLMAKAVANETNANFISIRGPQLLSKWVGESEKAIRQTFRKARQVSPTVIFFDELDSLAPSRGQDVGSNVSERVVNQLLTELDGLEEMENVMVIAATNRPDMIDPALIRSGRFDRLVMVGQPSEEGRKEILEIHTRDIPLAADVSLRELAEITDGFVGSDLASIAREAAMTALREDPDAEVVEMRHFRGAMESVRPTITDDILDYYEQIKDEFAGGTAEPGRGRQGSRIGFQ from the coding sequence ATGAACGAAGTACAACTCGAGGTGGCGAAAGCCTACCCGAACGACTCCGGGAGGGGCATCGCCCGCCTCGACCCGGACACGCTGTTGCACCTGAAGCTGAGTCCCGGCGACATCATCGAGATCGAGGGCGGCGACACCACCGCCGCGAAGGTCTGGCGCGCCGACCGCCAGGACTGGAACACCGATACCGTGCGCATCGACGGGTTCACCCGGCAGAACGCCGACGTCGGCATCGGCGAGCGCGTCACGATCAGGAAGGCCGACGCGACGAAGGCCGAGAAACTCGTGCTCGCCCCACCCGAGGAGGCGTCGGTTCAGTTCGGGTCGGACGCAGCCGGCATGGTCAAGCGCCAGATCCTCAAACGCCCGGTCGTCGAACGGGACATCGTCCCCGTGATGAGTTCGACGAACCACCCGTTCATGCGCTCGCCCGGCCAGGCGATTCCCCTCATTGCGGTCGAGACCGACCCCGAGGGGGTGTGTCTCATCACCGAGGACACCGACGTCGAACTGCGCGAGGAGCCCATCTCGGGCTTCGAGAAAGCAGGATCAGGGATAACCTACGAGGACATCGGCGGCCTCCAGAACGAGATTCAACGCGTCCGGGAGATGGTCGAACTGCCGATGAAACACCCCCAGATCTTCAAGAAACTCGGGATCGAGCCGCCCCAAGGGGTCCTGTTGCACGGCCCGCCCGGGACGGGCAAGACGCTGCTCGCGAAGGCGGTCGCCAACGAGACCTCCGCGAGTTTCTTCTCGATCGCCGGCCCCGAGATCATCTCGAAGTACTACGGGGAGTCAGAACAACAATTGAGGGAGATCTTCGAGGACGCCGCCGAGGAGGCCCCCGCGATCATCTTCATCGACGAACTCGACTCGATCGCGCCCAAGCGTGAGGACGTCACCGGCGAGGTCGAACGGCGCGTGGTCGCCCAGCTGTTGACGATGATGGACGGCCTCGAATCCCGTGGCCAGGTCATCGTCATCGCCGCGACCAACCGCGTCGACAGCGTCGATCCCGCCCTCAGGCGGCCGGGCCGCTTCGACCGCGAGATCTCGATCGACGTGCCCGACGAGAAGGGACGCGAGGAGATCCTCCAGATCCATACCAGAGGAATGCCGCTGTCGGACGACGTGAGCCTCTCGGAACTCGCGGACGACACCCACGGCTTCGTGGGCGCGGACGTCGAGAGCCTCACCAAGGAGGCGGCGATGCGCGCCCTTCGTCGGTATCTCCCGCAGATCAACCTGGACGAGGAGGACGTCCCGCCCGAACTGATCGACCGGATGATCGTCAAACGCGGGGACTTCCGGGGTGCGCTCGGCGAGGTCGAACCCAGCGCGATGCGCGAGGTGCTCGTCGAACTCCCGAAGATGTCGTGGGACGACGTCGGCGGCCTCGAGGACGCCATCGGCGACGTCAAAGAGAGCGTCGAGTGGCCCCTGACGAACCCCGAGCGCTTCACCCGGTTGGGGATCGACCCGCCCGCGGGCGTCCTGCTCTACGGGCCACCAGGAACGGGGAAAACGCTGATGGCGAAGGCCGTCGCCAACGAGACCAACGCCAACTTCATCTCGATCCGCGGGCCCCAACTGCTCAGCAAGTGGGTCGGCGAGAGCGAGAAGGCGATCCGCCAGACGTTCAGGAAGGCCCGGCAGGTCTCGCCGACGGTGATCTTCTTCGACGAACTCGACAGCCTCGCCCCCTCGCGGGGTCAGGACGTCGGCTCGAACGTTTCGGAGAGAGTCGTCAACCAGCTCCTCACGGAACTCGACGGGCTCGAGGAGATGGAGAACGTGATGGTGATCGCCGCGACCAACAGACCCGACATGATCGACCCCGCGCTGATCCGCTCGGGGCGGTTCGATCGGCTGGTGATGGTCGGCCAGCCCAGCGAGGAAGGACGGAAAGAGATCCTCGAGATCCACACCCGGGACATCCCGCTGGCCGCGGACGTCAGCCTGCGCGAACTCGCCGAGATCACCGACGGGTTCGTCGGCAGCGATCTGGCGAGCATCGCCCGCGAGGCGGCGATGACCGCGCTGCGCGAGGACCCCGACGCGGAGGTCGTCGAGATGCGCCACTTCCGGGGGGCGATGGAGTCCGTGCGTCCGACGATCACCGACGACATCCTCGACTACTACGAGCAGATCAAAGACGAGTTCGCCGGCGGCACCGCCGAACCCGGGCGGGGCAGACAGGGTAGCCGGATCGGCTTCCAGTAG